The window TGGTGGCGAGTTCACGAAGTTTCATGGTTCGGTTCCTGCAAAAGGGGTTTGCGTCTATTCTGCGGCTTGGATCAGAGAAAACAGATCGCCCGAATTGAACGGGTCCGGCCTATCTTGCGTGGCAATGATGGACACCTTTTTGGGGACCGGCTTCGACGGCGCCTGCGGAATAGTTTCGCCTGCCGCGGCCCGCTCACAGTTCTGGGCGGCCTGACGCCAATACGACGGCTTCAGTTCAGCCCCAATGGCACGTCGCCCCATCTGCAGCGAGACGTAAGGCTCTGACCCGATGCCAGCGAACGGCGAGAACACGGTATCGCCTGGATTGCTCCACAACTCGAGACAACGGCGAATTGGCGTCAGCTGAAGCGGGGCGATGTGTGCTTCGTCCTGCTCTTCCCGAGCTTCCTTGCGGGACAGAACGTCGCTCTGCGCAATGTCCATCCACACCGGTTCGGCGTAGCGCTGCCACACGGCGACGCTGTAGCCCGGCTCGCCAGGGTGGACGATGCACGGAACCATCTTCTGCTGTTGCTCGTCCCACGTCCGACTTTCGAGCGGACCATCCGGCGTCGTCTCGTCACCATAATAGGCGTCGAACTCACCGGACACGGGCTCCGGGTTAACGCCATGTTTGCGCATCGTGACGATGTAATCGGGCACAGCCATCCGAGAGATGGCGGAGTCCTTCTTGATCTGCTTGTGCAGCAGGCCGATGGCCTTGGTGCGCTGCATGGCCGACACCGGGTCTTTCCGGATGACGACTTCCGAGTGGAAATGGAAGCCGACTTCCTGATGGGCCTTGATAATGTCGCCGCGGAAGTCGCGCAGGCCAATGAACCCGTCGCGCAGCTTCGACGTCGGCAGGTTCATGCAATGGATGGATGTGAGTCGCCCCGGCTTTGTGACGCGATAGATTTCCGCGATCAGAAACTTGTAGTGCTGCCAGAACTCGCCATCTGTTCGGCAATTGCTCATGTCCCGCGGATCATCGGAGAACGTGTATAGGCTGATAAAGGGCGGACTATAGATCGTATAGTGCACGGACTCATCCGGCAACGACTTGGTCACGGCAACGCAATCGCCGTTCCACAGATGCCAGTTCTCGCCTGATGCCTGATTGATAATGCTGGTCATGCTGCCCCTTTGAGCCAAGACGGGATGATGATGGACGTCTGGTGCGGGACAGGCGCACGAGCTCCACGGAGGGTCCGGGTCGTCAGATCCCGGGTATGCTTGGACATCTGCTCCGCCATATGCTCGGCCGCAGCTTCCTTGGCTGCGAGGTTATCGACGACGGCGCCCTCAGCGGTCGATGCGATGAACCACGCGTTCACGGGGAGCGCTTGACCGAACCGCCAACACCGCCGGATGGCCTGGAAAAGCTGTTCAAAGCTGTCATTGAGGCCGACAAAGACCATGTCCGCGCAGCGCTGGAAGTTCATACCCCAGCCGGCGATCGATGGCTTGCTTACAAGGACCCGAACAGACCCGTTGACGAATCCCATAAGGCGCTGGGTTTTCAGTTCAGGTGAGTGACTGCCTCGGACCTCGATGGCATCATGGATGGCCTCGGTGAGCATCTCCGACTCGGCATTGGAGTTGCACCAAACCAGCCATGGACGATCCGGCATGGAGTTGACCAATGCAGCGGCGGCGCGGACCCGGTCCACGGTGCTGTCACGACGGGCACGGAGCCGCTCGGAGAGCGTATGTGCGACCGGCAGATCCGACGGGACCGTGATGAATTCCTTATTGAGCGCCGGCAGGTCATAGCCCGGCTCGTCATATCCCAACTCGCGCGGATGTCGCAGCATGACCGACCACGTCGACAGCCATGCCCAGAACTCTTGCTCAGCATGCCCCTTGAGTCGCCATTCGTCGACCGGCTTGCTGCCGTGGTTCTTGACGTTCGTTGCCTTCAACGACCCGTCATGGACGAACCACGTAGCCAGCATTTCCTTGGCGCTGCATACCCCGAGGAATTCGGCGTGGTTGCCGAGTTCGACGTAATCGTTCGGCGCCGGCGTTGCGGTGCACGGCAGTCGGAACGGAATGTCTTTGGTGAACTCGATGAGCTTGGCCCGGGTCTTGCTATCGTGGGCCTTGATGATGCTGGACTCATCCAGCACGATCCCGGAGAATTTGGACGGATCGAAATTGTCGATGCGATCGTAGTTTGTCACGACGATTTTTGATCGCGCATCGTCCTGATGGGCGGCATACTCGACGGATTCGATGTTGAATTTCTGGGCCTCCTGCACCGTCTGGTGGGCCACAGCCAACGGTGCTAGGGCAAGAACGGGCCTCCGTGCATCACGACGAACAGCGTCGGCCCACGAAAGTTGCTGGAACGTCTTTCCCAAACCCGTGCCAGCGAACACCGCGGCGCGGCCTCGCTTGAGGCCCCATGTCACGATATCGCGCTGGAATGGGCGGAGAGCGCCGGGCAATTCGGAGATGACCGACAGCCCGACGGGCGCCGCTTCGATCGATTTGCGGGCGATGAAGTCGTCGTAATTCATGCCGCCTCGGCCCTTCGGTTCTTCGAGATGCAAACCGTCTGGACGTTGATCGCCGATGATTCCCCCGGATCGACAATACGAACCGGGTCCATCGTGCGGCGCAGATAGAAGCGCAACTTTTCTCCCCGCATCATCTGGCATGCACCAAGAAGCTGGCGAACAG is drawn from Bradyrhizobium prioriisuperbiae and contains these coding sequences:
- a CDS encoding DNA-methyltransferase, giving the protein MTSIINQASGENWHLWNGDCVAVTKSLPDESVHYTIYSPPFISLYTFSDDPRDMSNCRTDGEFWQHYKFLIAEIYRVTKPGRLTSIHCMNLPTSKLRDGFIGLRDFRGDIIKAHQEVGFHFHSEVVIRKDPVSAMQRTKAIGLLHKQIKKDSAISRMAVPDYIVTMRKHGVNPEPVSGEFDAYYGDETTPDGPLESRTWDEQQQKMVPCIVHPGEPGYSVAVWQRYAEPVWMDIAQSDVLSRKEAREEQDEAHIAPLQLTPIRRCLELWSNPGDTVFSPFAGIGSEPYVSLQMGRRAIGAELKPSYWRQAAQNCERAAAGETIPQAPSKPVPKKVSIIATQDRPDPFNSGDLFSLIQAAE
- a CDS encoding DEAD/DEAH box helicase; this translates as MNYDDFIARKSIEAAPVGLSVISELPGALRPFQRDIVTWGLKRGRAAVFAGTGLGKTFQQLSWADAVRRDARRPVLALAPLAVAHQTVQEAQKFNIESVEYAAHQDDARSKIVVTNYDRIDNFDPSKFSGIVLDESSIIKAHDSKTRAKLIEFTKDIPFRLPCTATPAPNDYVELGNHAEFLGVCSAKEMLATWFVHDGSLKATNVKNHGSKPVDEWRLKGHAEQEFWAWLSTWSVMLRHPRELGYDEPGYDLPALNKEFITVPSDLPVAHTLSERLRARRDSTVDRVRAAAALVNSMPDRPWLVWCNSNAESEMLTEAIHDAIEVRGSHSPELKTQRLMGFVNGSVRVLVSKPSIAGWGMNFQRCADMVFVGLNDSFEQLFQAIRRCWRFGQALPVNAWFIASTAEGAVVDNLAAKEAAAEHMAEQMSKHTRDLTTRTLRGARAPVPHQTSIIIPSWLKGAA